Proteins encoded within one genomic window of Onychostoma macrolepis isolate SWU-2019 chromosome 11, ASM1243209v1, whole genome shotgun sequence:
- the cdk5rap1 gene encoding CDK5 regulatory subunit-associated protein 1, protein MNISSSFRLCRFTFRKCLSRRLQGDTCDRYYCSKPSSTDQKRVMQLKNKLACGPSFQDFIKSSDKNYDPCSDEYEYEEYHIPECTTARSQKVYFETYGCQMNVSDTEIAWSILQKAGYSRTHELPEADVVLLVTCSIREKAEQTIWNRLKHLTALKKRCQKHKPLLKIGVLGCMAERLKTRLLEQEKLVDVLAGPDAYRDLPRLLSLAYGGQRASNVLLSLEETYADVMPVHQTPEGHSAFVSIMRGCDNMCSYCIVPFTRGRERSRPLSSILEEVRMLSDQGVKEVTLLGQNVNSYRDLSEQHFICSEGSTQLSRGFKTVYRTKQGGLLFSDLLDKVSQIDPDMRIRFTSPHPKDFPDEVLQLIQERRNICKQIHLPAQSGSSRVLHAMRRGYTREAYLDLVENIREIIPGVSLSSDFITGFCGESEEDHQQTLSLVREVGYNVGFLFAYSMRKKTHAYHRLQDDVPAPVKQRRLEELISVFRDEAAKVNMALIGSTQLVLVEGESKRSFEEFCGRNDGNVKVVFPRTALPVQPEKPQMVPITPGDYVLVKITSANSQCLRGHALIHSSLNDRKTSEHLLSKQTI, encoded by the exons ATGAACATAAGCAGCAGTTTCAGACTCTGTAGATTTACTTTTAGGAAATGTTTGTCTCGACGCCTTCAAGGGGACACATGTGACCGATATTATTGCTCTAAGCCATCCTCTACCGATCAGAAAAGAGTGATGCAGCTAAAGAATAAACTGGCATGTGGTCCCAGTTTTCAGGATTTCATCAAGAGCTCTGACAAAAACTATGATCCTTGCAGtgatgaatatgaatatgaggAGTACCATATTCCTGAATGCACAACAGCACGATCACAGAAAG TGTATTTTGAAACATACGGCTGTCAGATGAATGTCAGTGACACTGAAATTGCTTGGTCCATTCTTCAGAAAGCAGGATATTCACGGACACATGAGCTGCCAGAG GCAGATGTAGTACTGCTTGTCACTTGCTCTATAAG AGAAAAGGCAGAGCAAACAATCTGGAACCGACTCAAACATCTCACTGCCTTAAAGAAGAGGTGTCAAAAACACAAGCCTTTATTAAAAATAGGTGTCCTAG gttgcATGGCGGAAAGACTGAAGACCAGATTACTTGAGCAGGAGAAGTTGGTGGATGTTCTGGCAGGGCCAGACGCATACCGAGATCTGCCCCGGTTGCTATCTCTTGCTTACGGAGGTCAGAGGGCCAGTAATGTGTTGTTATCATTAGAGGAGACTTACGCTGATGTCATGCCTGTCCATCAGACTCCAGAGGGACACAGTGCTTTTGT GTCTATCATGCGTGGCTGTGATAACATGTGTAGTTACTGTATAGTGCCTTTCACTCGTGGCAGAGAAAGGAGCAGACCTCTGTCTTCCATATTGGAGGAGGTCCGCATGCTCTCAGATCAG gGAGTGAAGGAGGTGACCCTACTGGGGCAGAATGTGAACAGCTATAGAGACTTGTCTGAACAGCACTTTATCTGTTCTGAGGGCAGTACTCAGCTCAGCCGAGGCTTCAAGACCGTGTACCGCACAAAACAGGGAGGCCTCCTCTTCTCAGACCTTTTGGACAAAGTGTCCCAAATTGATCCAGACATGAGGATACGCTTTACCTCACCACATCCTAAAGACTTCCCTGATGAG GTGTTACAGTTAATTCAGGAGAGAAGGAACATCTGCAAGCAGATCCATCTCCCAGCACAGAGCGGCAGCAGTCGGGTTCTTCATGCTATGAGACGTGG TTACACCCGAGAGGCTTATCTTGATCTTGTGGAAAACATTCGTGAAATAATTCCAG GAGTCAGTCTGAGCAGTGATTTCATCACAGGATTCTGTGGAGAGTCTGAAGAAGACCATCAGCAGACACTTTCCCTTGTCAGGGAGGTGGGCTATAATGTGGGCTTTCTCTTCGCCTACAGCATGAGGAAG AAAACTCATGCATATCATCGGCTGCAAGATGATGTTCCTGCACCAGTGAAACAGCGCCGTCTGGAGGAACTCATCTCTGTTTTTAGAGATGAGGCAGCTAAAGTCAACATGGCTCTTATTGGCAGCACACAGCTGGTGTTGGTAGAAGGA GAAAGTAAAAGATCTTTTGAGGAATTTTGTGGTCGAAATGATGGAAATGTGAAAGTGGTTTTTCCTAGAACTGCTTTGCCTGTTCAGCCAGAGAAACCTCAGATGGTCCCCATTACACCTGGAGATTATGTGTTAGTCAAG ATCACATCAGCTAACTCCCAGTGTCTGAGAGGACATGCTTTGATCCACTCCTCCTTGAATGATAGAAAGACATCTGAGCATCTTCTGAGCAAACAGACAATATAA
- the ghrh gene encoding somatoliberin, which translates to MMQRTALLLLCCLLLSVTSSPVYPLRFGQRAAAILMTSSIEDPMQLPADTSSQTPDAEFRFGRHADAIFTNSYRKVLGQISARKFLQTVMGKRLGPETQNYVKRQLGIYGDTFKQDVDMDVIEREQSYREPQRLKFSVVTH; encoded by the exons ATGATGCAGAGAACTGCCCTGCTATTGCTCTGCTGTCTGTTACTGTCAGTGACATCTTCCCCAGTCTATCCACTGAG GTTCGGTCAGAGAGCAGCTGCGATACTGATGACCTCCTCTATTGAGGATCCAATGCAGTTGCCAGCAGATACTTCATCCCAAACACCAGATGCTGAGTTTAg GTTTGGAAGACATGCCGACGCCATCTTTACCAATAGCTACCGAAAAGTTCTCGGTCAAATATCTGCCAGAAAATTTCTTCAAACTGTTATGGGCAAAAGACTtgg ACCAGAAACTCAAAACTATGTGAAACGCCAGTTGGGCATATATGGAGACACCTTCAAGCAAGATGTGGATATGGATGTCATTGAGAGGGAACAAAGTTACAGAGAACCACAAAGACTTAAGTTCTCAGTAGTTACACattga